A single region of the Chloroflexota bacterium genome encodes:
- the rplJ gene encoding 50S ribosomal protein L10, whose translation MPREEKVQVVDELSQVLSECSIGILTDYRGLTTVEMTNLRRSLRNSEVRYRVVKNTLARFAAKKAGKDELVSFFEGPVAIAFGYGDIVSPAKVLADYIRTQKMELTIKGGFAGDRIFTPADIENLASLPSTEVLLGKILAGMQSPIYRLVNCLANPMRGLVGVLQARAQQLEGG comes from the coding sequence ATGCCGCGAGAAGAGAAAGTGCAGGTCGTTGATGAACTTAGCCAGGTGCTTTCTGAGTGCAGTATCGGTATCCTGACCGACTATCGGGGGCTGACTACTGTCGAGATGACTAACCTTCGACGCAGCCTCAGGAATTCAGAAGTCAGGTACCGTGTGGTGAAAAACACGCTGGCACGGTTTGCCGCCAAGAAAGCGGGTAAAGACGAGTTGGTCAGCTTTTTTGAGGGGCCGGTGGCGATTGCCTTCGGCTATGGCGACATCGTGTCGCCGGCCAAGGTTCTGGCCGATTACATTCGGACACAGAAAATGGAACTGACTATTAAAGGAGGCTTTGCCGGTGATAGGATTTTTACTCCGGCGGATATCGAAAACCTGGCCTCGTTGCCGTCCACGGAAGTACTGCTGGGCAAAATTTTGGCCGGGATGCAGAGTCCTATTTACCGTTTGGTTAATTGTCTAGCCAACCCCATGAGGGGACTTGTGGGGGTACTGCAAGCGAGAGCACAACAACTTGAGGGAGGATAA
- the prmC gene encoding peptide chain release factor N(5)-glutamine methyltransferase, producing the protein MKQVLHRAREVLATNSIEDASLEGEILLRHALRVDRVRLYSERDRELSAEQEEGFWHLIQRRLSGEPTAYIIGHREFYGFDFYIDRRVLIPRPETELLVETALKLAQTRTIAAIADIGTGCGAIAISLALNLPRIKIYASDVSADALEVARINCQKHGVVDRIQLLHGDMLGPLPGPVDLITANLPYVTKEEISRSGLGDFEPRIALDGGADGLDKIRLLYQQVTDKLNHRGCMLLEIGQGQSRAVTSLIQRCFPSASVEVIPDLQGIERIVSLCLTPN; encoded by the coding sequence CTGAAGCAGGTTCTTCATCGAGCACGAGAAGTTCTGGCAACAAACAGCATTGAAGATGCGTCGCTGGAAGGTGAAATCCTGCTCCGGCACGCGCTCAGGGTAGACCGGGTGAGGCTTTATTCCGAACGCGACCGCGAGCTCAGCGCGGAACAGGAAGAAGGGTTCTGGCATCTGATTCAACGTCGTCTGAGTGGAGAACCTACGGCCTATATTATCGGGCACCGGGAATTCTACGGCTTCGATTTTTATATCGACCGCCGTGTTTTGATTCCCCGGCCGGAGACGGAACTGCTGGTGGAAACAGCGCTCAAACTGGCACAGACCCGTACCATTGCTGCCATCGCCGACATTGGCACCGGCTGTGGCGCCATTGCCATCAGCCTCGCTCTGAACCTTCCCCGGATAAAAATATATGCCTCAGATGTATCCGCAGATGCACTGGAAGTGGCCCGTATCAATTGCCAGAAGCACGGGGTGGTCGACCGCATACAATTGCTGCATGGCGATATGCTGGGACCGCTGCCGGGACCGGTCGACCTTATCACGGCCAATCTGCCCTACGTAACCAAAGAGGAAATCTCACGGTCAGGGCTTGGTGATTTCGAACCGCGCATAGCCCTGGACGGCGGTGCCGATGGACTTGATAAGATAAGGCTACTATACCAGCAGGTTACAGATAAATTGAACCATCGAGGCTGTATGCTGCTGGAAATCGGGCAGGGGCAGAGTCGGGCGGTGACCAGCCTGATACAGCGTTGTTTTCCATCGGCATCGGTTGAGGTAATACCGGACCTGCAGGGCATCGAGCGTATTGTCAGCCTGTGCTTGACACCGAATTAG
- the rplK gene encoding 50S ribosomal protein L11 yields MAKKVRAIIKLQIPAGQANPAPPVGPALGQHGINIMQFCKEYNDRTSSQSGSIVPVEITVFEDRSFIFITKTSPATDLLKKALGVEKGSGSTGHEEVGTLSRDQLREIAQVKAKDLSASSIEEAEKIIAGTARSMGIKVEQEDG; encoded by the coding sequence ATGGCGAAGAAGGTCAGGGCGATAATCAAGTTGCAGATTCCTGCCGGACAGGCGAATCCGGCACCGCCGGTCGGTCCGGCACTGGGTCAGCATGGAATAAACATCATGCAGTTCTGCAAAGAATACAACGACCGCACATCATCGCAGTCCGGTTCCATCGTTCCGGTGGAGATTACCGTCTTTGAGGACAGGTCCTTCATCTTCATTACCAAGACATCCCCGGCCACAGACCTGCTGAAGAAGGCGCTCGGTGTGGAGAAGGGGAGCGGCAGCACCGGTCATGAAGAAGTGGGCACCCTTTCCCGTGACCAGTTGCGCGAAATCGCCCAGGTTAAGGCCAAGGACCTGAGCGCCAGCAGCATAGAAGAGGCGGAAAAAATCATCGCCGGTACCGCCAGAAGTATGGGAATCAAGGTGGAACAGGAAGATGGTTAA
- the prfA gene encoding peptide chain release factor 1 yields the protein MLDRLERIEQRYLEIDRQMSRPEIASDLKQLQELAQERSGLGEVVVKYRKYKAASKSLAETRVMLDDGLDEEMTELVKQEVASLESQQERLLGELKLALLPKDPNDEKDIIVEIRAGAGGEEAGLFAADLFRMYSRYVQTKGWGIDVISVNESGIGGIKEIIFEVKGKGAYSRLKYESGVHRVQRVPLTESSGRIHTSTATVAVLPKAEEVDIEVGTDDLKVDIFHSGGAGGQNVNKVATAVRMTHLPTGMVVVCQDERSQLQNKIRAMSVLRSRLLDIERRKQEEKITSERRSQVGTGDRAEKIRTYNFPQDRVSDHRINLTVRNLPRILEGELDELVDALATSSHARQLEEQIA from the coding sequence ATGTTAGACAGGCTGGAGAGGATAGAACAGAGATATCTGGAGATAGACCGGCAGATGTCCAGGCCTGAAATTGCCTCTGACCTGAAGCAGCTGCAGGAGCTGGCGCAGGAGAGGTCCGGCCTTGGGGAGGTGGTCGTCAAGTACCGGAAGTACAAAGCCGCCTCAAAATCGCTGGCGGAGACCAGGGTGATGCTGGATGACGGCCTCGATGAGGAGATGACGGAGCTGGTCAAACAGGAAGTAGCCAGCCTTGAGTCACAGCAGGAGAGGCTGCTTGGGGAATTGAAACTCGCCCTCCTCCCCAAGGACCCCAACGATGAAAAGGACATCATAGTGGAGATACGGGCCGGTGCCGGAGGCGAAGAGGCCGGGCTGTTTGCTGCCGACCTTTTCCGCATGTACAGTCGGTACGTCCAGACGAAAGGCTGGGGGATAGACGTCATCAGCGTGAACGAAAGCGGCATCGGCGGCATCAAGGAAATCATCTTTGAGGTAAAGGGAAAAGGTGCTTACAGCCGGTTGAAATATGAAAGCGGTGTGCACCGGGTACAGCGTGTTCCGCTGACCGAGTCGTCGGGTAGAATTCACACCTCGACGGCAACGGTGGCGGTTCTGCCCAAGGCGGAGGAGGTGGACATAGAGGTTGGCACTGATGACCTGAAGGTGGATATTTTCCACAGCGGCGGTGCCGGCGGGCAGAACGTGAACAAGGTGGCCACTGCCGTCCGAATGACCCATCTCCCCACGGGCATGGTCGTTGTCTGTCAGGACGAGCGCTCGCAGCTCCAGAATAAGATACGGGCGATGTCGGTACTGCGCTCCAGGCTCCTCGATATCGAAAGACGCAAGCAGGAGGAGAAAATCACCTCGGAGCGCCGCTCGCAGGTGGGAACGGGCGACCGTGCCGAAAAGATACGGACCTACAATTTCCCCCAGGACCGTGTTTCCGACCACCGCATCAACCTCACGGTACGTAACCTCCCCAGGATTCTTGAGGGAGAGCTTGACGAGCTGGTTGACGCTCTGGCCACCAGTTCTCATGCAAGACAGCTTGAGGAACAGATAGCGTGA
- the nusG gene encoding transcription termination/antitermination protein NusG encodes MSDNGASWYVIHTYSGYEERVKKNLEQRIKFMDSGSEILQVVIPTEDEIEVKNGQRRTVTKKILPGYVLVQMKMTDQSWGVVRNTPGVTGFVGSGNKPTPLQEDEVSQILRQMEAKAPKVKVGFRRGQSVRVTDGPFIDFVGLVDEINTEKGKVKVLLSLFGQETPVELDFLQVEKL; translated from the coding sequence GTGTCGGATAACGGAGCAAGCTGGTACGTCATCCATACCTACTCGGGGTATGAGGAAAGGGTAAAGAAGAACCTTGAGCAGCGCATCAAATTCATGGACTCTGGCAGCGAAATCCTTCAGGTGGTGATACCCACCGAAGATGAAATTGAGGTAAAAAACGGCCAGAGACGTACCGTGACTAAGAAAATACTGCCCGGCTACGTCCTGGTGCAGATGAAAATGACCGACCAGAGCTGGGGTGTGGTGCGGAATACGCCCGGTGTTACCGGCTTTGTGGGGAGCGGCAACAAGCCAACGCCACTCCAGGAGGATGAGGTCAGCCAGATTTTGAGGCAGATGGAAGCCAAGGCGCCCAAGGTGAAGGTTGGCTTCCGCCGCGGGCAGAGCGTCAGGGTCACCGATGGCCCGTTTATCGATTTTGTTGGCCTGGTGGATGAAATCAATACCGAGAAGGGCAAAGTCAAGGTACTGCTGTCCCTTTTTGGCCAGGAAACACCGGTAGAACTCGACTTTTTACAGGTGGAAAAACTTTAA
- the rpmG gene encoding 50S ribosomal protein L33 produces the protein MAKKSEARGIIHLACTECKERTYTTTKNRRNDSQRLELNKYCPRCRTVRLHREVK, from the coding sequence ATGGCGAAGAAAAGTGAAGCAAGAGGTATAATCCATCTCGCCTGTACTGAGTGCAAGGAGAGAACATATACCACGACTAAAAACCGTAGGAATGACTCTCAGAGACTGGAATTGAACAAGTACTGCCCTCGTTGTCGTACGGTGCGACTTCATCGAGAGGTTAAGTAG
- a CDS encoding electron transfer flavoprotein subunit alpha/FixB family protein, producing MAEYKGVMVHAEVVEGKLAAIATELLGCGRKLADDLGEELSAVIIGSKVSDLAREAFASGADKVYLIDDSLLRDYQTDAYVPVMEKVVRQAMPRILLVGQTAIGRDLAPRLAFRLETTATMDCIELAIDPGSKLLLRTKPVYGGNARATFTSELNPQIATVRTKAMAPLGPDTSRKGEVVTIEAGLDPSKIRTRVLDKVKQEVEGISLEAADVVISGGRGIGSVEGFKQLEELAGMLKGAVGASRPACDNGWVPDVVQVGLTGKIVAPDLYIAVAISGSSQHMAGCSGCKNIVAINKDPEANIFRQARFGVVGDWKKVLPAFTEKVRELIAE from the coding sequence ATGGCGGAATACAAGGGCGTTATGGTTCACGCCGAGGTTGTGGAAGGAAAGCTGGCGGCTATTGCCACCGAACTCCTGGGTTGCGGCCGGAAACTGGCCGATGACCTCGGTGAGGAATTAAGCGCCGTCATCATTGGCAGCAAGGTAAGTGACCTGGCCCGGGAAGCTTTCGCCTCTGGGGCCGATAAAGTATATCTCATTGATGATTCGTTACTGCGGGATTACCAGACCGATGCCTATGTTCCGGTGATGGAGAAGGTGGTCAGGCAGGCCATGCCCCGCATTTTGCTTGTCGGGCAGACGGCTATCGGCCGTGACTTGGCGCCGAGGCTGGCTTTCCGGCTGGAGACGACTGCCACCATGGACTGTATCGAGCTGGCCATTGACCCAGGCTCAAAACTCCTGCTGCGCACCAAACCGGTTTACGGCGGCAATGCCCGGGCCACTTTCACCAGTGAGCTTAACCCGCAGATAGCCACGGTGAGAACCAAAGCCATGGCGCCGCTGGGGCCGGATACATCAAGGAAGGGAGAGGTGGTGACCATTGAGGCCGGTCTGGACCCATCGAAAATCAGGACCAGAGTCCTGGATAAGGTGAAGCAGGAAGTAGAAGGCATAAGCCTTGAGGCGGCCGATGTGGTGATAAGCGGTGGGAGGGGCATTGGCAGTGTCGAAGGTTTCAAGCAGCTGGAAGAACTGGCGGGGATGCTGAAAGGGGCGGTGGGCGCCAGCCGACCCGCCTGCGATAATGGCTGGGTGCCCGATGTGGTCCAGGTAGGGCTCACCGGCAAAATAGTTGCTCCCGACCTTTATATTGCCGTTGCCATATCCGGTTCCAGCCAGCACATGGCGGGCTGCTCCGGGTGCAAGAACATCGTAGCCATCAATAAAGACCCTGAGGCCAATATCTTTCGCCAGGCGCGCTTCGGTGTGGTGGGGGACTGGAAGAAAGTGCTGCCAGCCTTCACCGAAAAGGTCAGGGAATTAATAGCTGAATAA
- the rplA gene encoding 50S ribosomal protein L1, which translates to MVKHGKKYNEAVQVIERTKTYAPEEAVELARKTAHAKFDETVELHLRMGVDPRNASQQVRGVALLPHGLGKQVKVLVFAQGEAVKAAETAGADYVGGDELVKKIEDGWLEFDTAISTPEMMGKVGKLGKILGRKGLMPNPKSGTVVPAEDLPRVIEDSRKGRVEFKLDRTAIIHVPLGKASFDNEQLMGNLTALVEAVVKAKPSGAKGQYVRTAVLTTTMGPGIQLDLKPTLALTSS; encoded by the coding sequence ATGGTTAAACACGGTAAGAAATACAACGAAGCAGTCCAGGTAATCGAAAGGACGAAAACGTATGCCCCCGAGGAGGCGGTGGAACTTGCGAGAAAAACGGCGCACGCCAAATTTGACGAAACCGTGGAACTGCACCTTCGCATGGGCGTTGACCCGCGCAATGCCTCACAGCAGGTTCGCGGTGTGGCGCTTCTTCCTCACGGGCTGGGCAAACAGGTAAAGGTCCTCGTCTTCGCCCAGGGCGAAGCAGTCAAAGCGGCCGAGACCGCCGGAGCCGACTACGTCGGTGGGGATGAACTGGTCAAGAAAATAGAGGATGGCTGGCTGGAATTTGATACCGCCATTTCTACACCGGAAATGATGGGCAAGGTCGGCAAGTTGGGCAAGATTCTGGGGCGGAAAGGGCTGATGCCTAATCCCAAATCAGGAACCGTTGTCCCTGCTGAGGACCTCCCCCGCGTTATCGAAGATTCAAGAAAAGGTCGCGTTGAATTCAAGCTGGACCGCACCGCCATCATCCATGTACCGCTGGGCAAGGCCAGCTTTGATAATGAGCAGTTGATGGGCAACCTGACGGCCCTCGTCGAAGCGGTGGTTAAGGCCAAACCCAGTGGTGCCAAGGGACAGTATGTCCGGACGGCCGTTCTGACGACGACCATGGGGCCGGGAATACAGCTTGACCTCAAACCGACCCTGGCGCTCACCAGCAGTTAA
- the secE gene encoding preprotein translocase subunit SecE yields MPATAHHSATTKRSRLRFIGEIITELKKVVWLSRREVLYLSTLVLIISVAAGLVLGAIDFGFSALVENVLVGR; encoded by the coding sequence ATGCCTGCGACGGCACATCATTCGGCGACAACCAAGCGTTCACGGTTAAGATTCATCGGCGAGATTATCACCGAGTTGAAGAAAGTGGTCTGGCTCTCCAGGCGTGAGGTTCTTTATCTATCAACTCTGGTGCTGATAATCTCGGTAGCTGCCGGGCTGGTTCTGGGGGCAATAGACTTCGGTTTTTCCGCCCTCGTCGAAAATGTTCTTGTGGGCCGCTGA
- the rplL gene encoding 50S ribosomal protein L7/L12: protein MNAIKKMTVIELADMVKALEAEFGVTAAAPVVAAASAAGAPAETAEAAEEQTEFSVILTDVGANKIAVIKAVREVTTLGLKESKDLVESAPKPVREGVNKEEAATIKEKIEAAGAKADIK from the coding sequence ATGAATGCCATCAAGAAAATGACCGTGATTGAGCTGGCAGACATGGTCAAAGCGCTGGAAGCCGAGTTTGGCGTTACGGCGGCGGCGCCTGTGGTAGCCGCGGCATCGGCGGCGGGAGCGCCGGCAGAGACTGCCGAAGCAGCTGAAGAGCAGACCGAGTTCAGTGTCATTCTCACCGACGTAGGCGCCAACAAGATTGCCGTCATCAAGGCAGTGCGCGAGGTAACCACACTTGGTCTGAAGGAATCCAAGGACCTGGTGGAGAGTGCACCCAAGCCAGTGCGAGAGGGCGTAAACAAGGAAGAGGCGGCTACCATCAAGGAAAAAATTGAAGCCGCTGGCGCCAAAGCGGATATAAAGTAA
- a CDS encoding electron transfer flavoprotein subunit beta/FixA family protein: MTVNIIVCVKQVIDPEAPPSSFKIDEAGRKVVAPSGVPPVISPFDENAVEAALRIKDAQGGKITVLSMGVNLLREVVKKPLSMGADELVLLEDEAFADGDSWSNAHALAMAIEKIGEYDLIFCGRQAADWDDGQTGSGIAEILGLPSVTLARKVDVSDDKARVERVTADGYDVIEVSLPALITVSNELGEARYPTIKGIMAAKKVEPTVWKPADIGIETAKVGLAGRKVKLEKLYQPVQEGKCEFIEGESTEEAGVNLALKLREAKLL; encoded by the coding sequence GTGACCGTGAATATCATCGTCTGTGTAAAGCAGGTAATCGACCCTGAGGCGCCGCCCTCCAGCTTTAAAATCGATGAAGCCGGTAGAAAAGTGGTAGCGCCGTCGGGGGTGCCCCCGGTAATCAGCCCCTTCGATGAGAATGCCGTGGAGGCAGCGTTGAGAATCAAGGATGCTCAGGGGGGCAAAATCACCGTCCTCAGCATGGGCGTCAACCTGCTGCGCGAGGTGGTAAAAAAACCGCTCTCCATGGGTGCTGATGAGCTTGTCCTGCTTGAGGATGAGGCTTTCGCCGATGGCGATAGCTGGTCAAACGCCCATGCGCTGGCGATGGCCATCGAGAAAATAGGCGAGTACGACCTCATTTTCTGCGGACGGCAGGCGGCCGACTGGGATGACGGCCAGACGGGTTCGGGTATCGCCGAGATACTGGGACTGCCCAGCGTGACCCTGGCCAGGAAGGTAGACGTTAGCGATGACAAAGCGCGGGTGGAGCGGGTGACGGCTGATGGCTATGATGTCATTGAGGTATCGCTGCCAGCGCTGATTACGGTCAGCAATGAGCTCGGTGAAGCCCGTTATCCGACCATAAAAGGCATTATGGCGGCGAAGAAGGTAGAGCCGACCGTCTGGAAACCAGCGGACATCGGCATCGAGACGGCAAAGGTTGGATTGGCTGGCCGGAAAGTAAAACTGGAAAAACTGTACCAGCCGGTTCAGGAAGGCAAATGCGAATTCATTGAAGGAGAGAGCACAGAGGAAGCGGGAGTCAACCTCGCGCTTAAACTCCGGGAAGCAAAGTTATTATAA
- a CDS encoding YifB family Mg chelatase-like AAA ATPase: MLAKVKTAAVVGLEGHPVDVEVDISSGLPAMTIVGLPDAAVQEARERVRAAIRNSGFNFPMKRIVVNLAPADLKKAGPSYDLPIAVGILLSSEQVSADSSRSIFLGELSLDGSLRHTRGILPMVALAREGNIDATIVPEVDAREASMIEGTRIIPVASLAQLVGYLQGEINIPEYKPDEADLALNQPAAPITDMAEIKGQEHVKRALEVAAAGGHNVIMNGPPGSGKTLLARALSSILPPMTGEEALEVTKIYSVSGLLPPDTPMIRRRPFRSPHYTISNAGLVGGGHWPRPGEISLSHRGVLFLDELPEFGHSLLEVLRQPLEDKVVTISRAQGTVTFPSSFMLVGAMNPCPCGYFGDPFHKCTCSPGLVSRYQRRISGPFIDRVDIFIEVPHIDYEKLTDERLGEPSTTVQSRVSAARSLQLERFRGTLLTCNADMTPSEIRGFCQVEEAAQGLLKVAMKQLYLSARAFHRVLKLARTIADLENSDIIKAHHVAEAIQYRPRRTEI; the protein is encoded by the coding sequence ATGTTAGCAAAAGTCAAAACCGCTGCCGTCGTCGGTCTGGAAGGGCATCCGGTGGATGTGGAGGTGGACATTTCCAGTGGCCTGCCGGCCATGACCATTGTCGGGCTGCCCGATGCCGCTGTCCAGGAAGCGAGAGAACGCGTCCGCGCCGCCATCCGCAATTCCGGCTTCAACTTCCCGATGAAGCGCATAGTGGTGAATCTGGCCCCGGCCGACCTTAAAAAAGCTGGCCCTTCGTATGACCTGCCCATTGCCGTGGGCATTCTGCTCAGCTCAGAGCAGGTGAGCGCCGATAGTTCCCGGTCCATCTTCCTTGGTGAGCTCTCCCTCGATGGCAGCCTGCGACATACCCGCGGCATCCTGCCTATGGTCGCCCTGGCCAGAGAGGGAAATATTGACGCTACCATCGTGCCCGAGGTTGATGCCAGAGAGGCTTCTATGATTGAAGGGACGAGAATCATACCCGTTGCTTCGCTGGCGCAGCTGGTCGGTTATCTTCAGGGCGAAATCAACATCCCCGAATATAAGCCTGACGAAGCCGACCTTGCGCTTAATCAGCCAGCGGCGCCCATCACCGATATGGCAGAGATAAAGGGGCAGGAGCATGTCAAACGGGCTCTGGAAGTGGCGGCCGCTGGCGGTCATAACGTTATAATGAACGGCCCGCCGGGCAGCGGAAAAACGTTGCTGGCGCGCGCCCTCTCCTCAATACTTCCTCCGATGACCGGCGAGGAAGCTTTAGAGGTTACCAAAATCTACAGCGTGAGCGGACTGCTCCCGCCCGATACTCCCATGATTCGGCGCAGGCCCTTCCGCTCCCCGCACTACACCATCTCCAATGCCGGCCTGGTTGGCGGCGGGCACTGGCCCAGACCGGGTGAAATCAGCCTCAGCCACCGCGGGGTGCTATTTCTTGATGAGCTGCCCGAATTCGGTCATTCTCTGCTCGAGGTGCTGCGCCAGCCGCTTGAAGACAAGGTGGTGACCATCAGCCGGGCGCAGGGTACTGTGACCTTCCCGTCCAGTTTCATGCTGGTCGGTGCCATGAACCCCTGTCCGTGCGGTTATTTCGGCGACCCGTTCCACAAGTGCACCTGCTCTCCAGGCCTGGTATCACGATACCAGCGGCGCATCAGCGGCCCCTTCATAGACCGGGTGGACATCTTCATCGAGGTGCCGCACATCGATTACGAGAAACTGACCGATGAGCGCCTGGGAGAACCATCGACAACCGTGCAGTCCAGAGTCTCGGCTGCCCGTTCCCTTCAGCTGGAACGGTTCCGGGGAACGCTTCTGACCTGCAACGCCGATATGACGCCATCTGAAATCAGGGGTTTCTGCCAGGTGGAAGAAGCGGCCCAGGGTCTGTTAAAAGTGGCCATGAAGCAGCTTTATCTTTCGGCGCGGGCGTTTCATCGCGTCCTCAAGCTGGCCCGGACTATCGCCGACCTGGAGAATTCTGATATAATTAAAGCCCACCATGTGGCGGAGGCCATTCAGTACCGACCGAGAAGGACGGAAATATAA